In a genomic window of Bradyrhizobium sp. LLZ17:
- a CDS encoding M15 family metallopeptidase: MKTGLTAFVAIGFISSAHAQSLPGGFVHLRDIDPSIIQDIRYAGSNNFIGRPMSGYGAGECVVKREVGLRLKAVQQELAAQNLSLKMFDCYRPARASLDMVRWSQNGRETAAERRYNPKIPKTELFRLGYIASRSQHSTGAALDLTLVDLKADNSARYDPSKTYADCTAPVAARIPEASVDMGTGYDCTDAKGHTAAASITPDQRAWRKRLVAAMAKQGFVNYSKEWWHFSLPGAGGPAYDFPIQPRRN, from the coding sequence GTGAAAACAGGTCTTACTGCATTTGTAGCAATCGGCTTCATCTCATCCGCCCACGCCCAGTCGCTTCCCGGCGGCTTCGTCCATTTGCGCGACATCGATCCCAGCATCATCCAGGACATTCGCTACGCGGGCTCCAACAATTTCATTGGCCGTCCCATGAGCGGCTATGGCGCGGGCGAGTGCGTGGTGAAGCGCGAGGTCGGGCTGCGGTTGAAAGCGGTCCAGCAGGAGCTGGCGGCGCAAAACCTGTCGCTGAAAATGTTCGACTGCTACCGGCCGGCGCGGGCGTCGCTCGACATGGTCAGATGGTCGCAGAACGGCCGCGAGACCGCCGCCGAGCGGCGCTACAATCCCAAGATCCCGAAGACCGAGCTGTTTCGGCTTGGTTACATCGCGAGCCGCTCTCAGCATTCGACCGGTGCGGCGCTCGACCTGACCCTGGTCGATCTCAAGGCGGACAATTCCGCCAGATACGATCCGTCAAAGACCTATGCCGATTGCACCGCGCCGGTGGCGGCGCGAATACCGGAAGCCAGCGTCGATATGGGCACCGGCTATGACTGCACCGATGCGAAGGGACATACCGCGGCAGCCTCGATCACGCCCGACCAGCGCGCCTGGCGCAAGCGGCTGGTGGCTGCGATGGCCAAGCAAGGCTTTGTGAACTATTCGAAGGAGTGGTGGCATTTTTCCCTGCCGGGGGCGGGCGGGCCGGCCTATGATTTCCCGATCCAGCCGCGGCGGAACTGA
- a CDS encoding acyl-CoA dehydrogenase family protein, whose amino-acid sequence MTQQSFATHEVFNQSPPFENVDLFAVDRPLVDAVTVNGGAAAERELSEFGKHWGSAAMAERGRLANENIPKLRSFDAKGNRRDQVEFHPAYHELMAHSAHAGVHNSTWTTEGTPAGDAAEVIRAAKFYIAAQVETGHLCPITMTRASVAALAVQPDLRARVMPVLSTKSYDPSFAPWWDKRGMTLGMGMTEKQGGTDVRANMTRAVRDGEAYRITGHKWFMSAPMCDAFLVLAQAEHGLTCFFMPRFAPDGSVNAIQFQRLKDKLGNRSNASSEVEFVGAYAERIGEEGKGIRTIIQMVQLTRQDCAIASVGLMRSGLAHALHHARHRSVFQKHLADQPLMQAVLSDMALHVEASVALVMRLCRAFDRTPHDPAEAAYMRLLTPAIKYWTCKSAPPFLYEAMECLGGNGYVEDGILARHYRESPVNAIWEGSGNVMCLDVLRALAREPEAAMAVLQELAAATKDLSGAGEATTFIGKSFRRADGERVARLAVEKLALLAAAAALNAVSPHHAELFAATRLVANHASMYGAVELESADVRALLERALP is encoded by the coding sequence ATGACCCAGCAGAGCTTCGCAACCCACGAGGTCTTCAACCAGTCGCCGCCCTTCGAGAACGTCGATCTCTTCGCCGTGGATCGGCCGCTGGTCGACGCTGTGACGGTCAATGGCGGCGCGGCGGCGGAACGGGAGCTGTCCGAGTTCGGGAAACACTGGGGCTCGGCGGCCATGGCCGAGCGCGGGCGTCTGGCGAACGAGAACATTCCGAAGCTGCGCAGCTTCGACGCAAAGGGCAACCGTCGCGATCAGGTCGAGTTTCATCCGGCCTATCACGAGCTGATGGCGCACAGCGCCCATGCCGGCGTGCACAACTCGACGTGGACTACCGAGGGCACGCCTGCGGGCGATGCGGCCGAGGTTATTCGCGCGGCCAAATTCTATATCGCCGCCCAGGTCGAGACCGGTCATCTCTGTCCCATCACCATGACCCGCGCCTCTGTCGCGGCGTTGGCGGTGCAGCCGGATCTGCGCGCGCGCGTGATGCCGGTGCTGTCGACGAAGAGCTACGATCCGAGCTTCGCGCCGTGGTGGGACAAGCGCGGCATGACGCTCGGCATGGGCATGACCGAGAAGCAGGGCGGCACGGATGTGCGCGCCAACATGACGCGCGCGGTGCGCGACGGCGAGGCCTATCGCATCACCGGCCACAAATGGTTCATGTCGGCGCCGATGTGCGACGCGTTCCTGGTGCTCGCGCAGGCCGAGCACGGTCTGACCTGTTTCTTCATGCCGCGATTTGCGCCGGACGGCTCCGTCAACGCGATCCAGTTCCAGCGGCTGAAAGACAAGCTCGGCAATCGCTCCAATGCATCCTCCGAGGTCGAGTTCGTCGGCGCTTACGCCGAACGGATCGGCGAGGAAGGCAAGGGCATCCGCACCATCATCCAGATGGTGCAGCTGACGCGGCAGGATTGCGCGATTGCCTCCGTCGGACTGATGCGCTCGGGGCTGGCGCATGCGCTACATCACGCCCGTCATCGCAGCGTGTTCCAGAAACATCTCGCCGACCAGCCGCTGATGCAGGCCGTGCTGTCGGACATGGCGCTGCATGTCGAGGCAAGCGTCGCCCTGGTGATGCGGCTCTGCCGCGCTTTCGACCGCACCCCGCATGATCCGGCTGAAGCGGCCTATATGCGGCTGCTGACGCCCGCGATCAAATACTGGACCTGCAAGAGCGCGCCGCCGTTCCTCTATGAGGCAATGGAATGCCTCGGCGGCAATGGCTATGTCGAGGACGGCATCCTGGCGCGGCACTACCGGGAATCGCCCGTGAACGCGATCTGGGAAGGCTCGGGCAACGTCATGTGCCTCGACGTGCTCCGCGCGCTGGCGCGCGAGCCGGAGGCGGCGATGGCCGTGCTGCAAGAACTTGCGGCTGCGACGAAAGATTTGTCCGGGGCAGGCGAGGCGACCACGTTCATCGGCAAGAGCTTCCGCCGCGCCGACGGCGAACGCGTCGCGCGGCTCGCGGTCGAGAAGCTGGCCCTGCTCGCCGCGGCTGCCGCGCTCAACGCCGTGTCGCCGCACCATGCCGAGCTGTTCGCCGCCACGCGGCTCGTGGCCAATCACGCCAGCATGTATGGCGCGGTGGAGCTGGAGAGCGCGGACGTTCGCGCGCTGCTGGAGCGGGCGCTGCCTTGA
- a CDS encoding lysostaphin resistance A-like protein: MDSLNPDHPPLIVTPATPGVWKFWGTALWGLLIFIAMFVGQIGAILLLAALRGLPIDIASIQLVGREPQALALSVIMGLPATLVAVWVAIRFKRASFVDYLALHWPSWKQLLLGAVGLIVIVLAWEVVSRSLGREATPGFMTDLLKSGRDNDAALMLLFAFSVAAPMSEEVLARGFLFRGWSASFLRVPGAIMLSSLVWTAVHLQYDLYFLAEVFSIGVWFGYMRHRANSLWLTIVLHALNNLTAVVLTMWLGS, from the coding sequence ATGGACTCGCTGAATCCCGACCATCCGCCGCTGATCGTGACGCCGGCGACACCGGGCGTCTGGAAGTTCTGGGGCACGGCGCTGTGGGGCCTGCTCATCTTCATCGCGATGTTCGTGGGCCAGATCGGGGCGATCCTGCTGCTGGCGGCGCTTCGCGGCCTTCCGATTGACATTGCGTCGATCCAGCTCGTCGGCCGCGAGCCGCAAGCGCTGGCGTTGTCGGTGATCATGGGCCTGCCGGCGACGCTTGTCGCGGTCTGGGTGGCCATCCGGTTCAAGAGAGCGTCCTTCGTTGATTATCTGGCGCTGCATTGGCCGTCCTGGAAGCAGCTCCTGCTTGGCGCCGTCGGTCTGATCGTGATCGTGCTGGCCTGGGAGGTCGTCTCGCGCTCGCTCGGCCGTGAGGCGACGCCGGGTTTCATGACCGACCTTTTGAAATCGGGACGCGATAACGACGCCGCGCTGATGCTGCTGTTTGCCTTCAGTGTGGCCGCGCCGATGTCTGAAGAAGTTCTCGCGCGCGGCTTCCTGTTTCGTGGCTGGTCGGCGAGCTTCCTGCGGGTGCCCGGCGCGATCATGCTGTCGTCGCTGGTGTGGACGGCGGTGCATCTGCAATACGATTTGTACTTCCTCGCCGAGGTCTTCTCCATCGGCGTCTGGTTCGGCTACATGCGCCATCGCGCCAACTCGCTCTGGCTCACCATCGTGCTGCATGCGCTGAACAATCTGACGGCCGTGGTGCTGACGATGTGGCTGGGGAGCTAA
- a CDS encoding AEC family transporter, producing MAVVIAALLPVFILIVLGVVLKRTLMRLDTQWHGLERLTYFVLFPMLLIQTLVKADLSRVPVAGVGGALLLSTLAMSLLCLALRPALARLEIDGPAFSSIFQGAVRWQTYVGLSVSANMFGDVGLALASVAMVAIIPLVNVFSVAVLAHYASHEKKSAGAIVMTLIRNPLIWACAIGLFVNVIHLPLPKIWHEVADALGRSSLAIGLLVTGAGLQLKGLLRPSVSATLGVALKLVLMPALALTLAAWFGLSGDSLAIVAICAAVPTSPSAYVLARQMGGDAPLLAQIITLQTILAAVTPIAIALVA from the coding sequence ATGGCCGTCGTGATCGCGGCGCTACTGCCGGTCTTCATCCTCATCGTGCTTGGCGTGGTGCTCAAACGCACATTGATGCGGCTCGACACGCAATGGCACGGGCTGGAGCGGCTGACGTATTTCGTGCTGTTTCCGATGCTGCTGATCCAGACGCTGGTGAAGGCGGATCTCTCCAGGGTGCCCGTCGCCGGCGTCGGCGGCGCATTGCTGCTGTCGACGCTGGCGATGTCGCTGCTCTGCCTCGCGCTCCGCCCCGCGCTGGCGCGGCTCGAGATCGACGGCCCGGCCTTCTCCTCGATCTTCCAGGGCGCGGTCCGCTGGCAGACCTATGTGGGGCTGTCCGTCTCTGCCAACATGTTCGGTGATGTCGGGCTGGCGCTGGCCTCCGTGGCGATGGTCGCGATCATTCCGCTGGTCAACGTGTTCAGCGTCGCCGTGCTGGCGCACTACGCCTCGCATGAGAAGAAGTCCGCCGGTGCCATCGTCATGACCCTGATCCGCAATCCCCTGATTTGGGCCTGCGCCATCGGCCTCTTCGTCAACGTCATCCATTTGCCATTACCAAAAATCTGGCACGAGGTCGCCGACGCGCTCGGCCGCTCGTCGCTCGCCATCGGCCTGCTCGTCACCGGCGCCGGCCTGCAACTCAAAGGCCTGCTTCGCCCCAGCGTGAGCGCGACGCTCGGCGTGGCGTTGAAGCTGGTCTTGATGCCCGCGCTCGCGCTGACGCTCGCCGCGTGGTTCGGGCTCTCAGGTGACAGCCTCGCGATCGTCGCGATCTGCGCGGCGGTGCCGACCTCGCCCAGCGCCTATGTCCTGGCCCGCCAGATGGGCGGCGATGCCCCGCTGCTGGCGCAGATCATCACGCTGCAAACGATTCTGGCGGCGGTCACGCCGATCGCGATCGCGCTGGTGGCTTAG
- the ruvX gene encoding Holliday junction resolvase RuvX has protein sequence MPALILPLIDAATHWPERGGLVGLDLGTKTIGVAVSNPDRRLATGVETIQRKAFKQDAARLLAIASERNAVGFVLGLPINMDGSEGPRAQSTRAFARNLAGLTALPIGLWDERLSTAAVERELIGMDVSRAKRAEVIDEHAAIFILQGALDRLANLRAASENG, from the coding sequence ATGCCCGCTCTCATTCTGCCCCTGATCGATGCTGCAACCCACTGGCCCGAACGCGGCGGGCTGGTCGGCCTCGATCTCGGCACCAAGACCATTGGCGTTGCCGTATCCAATCCGGACCGCAGGCTTGCCACGGGGGTCGAGACCATCCAGCGCAAGGCGTTCAAGCAGGACGCCGCCCGCCTGCTGGCCATCGCGAGCGAACGCAACGCGGTCGGCTTCGTGCTTGGCCTGCCCATCAACATGGACGGCAGCGAAGGGCCGCGGGCACAATCGACCCGCGCCTTCGCCCGTAACCTTGCCGGCCTCACCGCGCTTCCGATCGGGCTGTGGGACGAGCGGCTCTCGACCGCCGCGGTCGAGCGCGAGCTGATCGGCATGGATGTCAGTCGCGCCAAGCGCGCCGAAGTGATCGACGAGCACGCCGCGATCTTCATCCTGCAAGGCGCGCTCGACCGCCTCGCCAATCTCCGCGCCGCCTCCGAAAATGGCTGA
- a CDS encoding LysR substrate-binding domain-containing protein has protein sequence MELSDIKTFAAVVRSGGITRAAEELNTVQSNVTQRVKALEVEIGTALFERHSRGMTLTAAGKRLLPYAQKMAALSHEAVLAARDHGEPKGPLAIGSMETTAAVRLPPLLADFHRRFPAVRLALRTATTTDLVAAVLEGTLDGAFVAGPIAHADLVTTSAFREELVLVSARRWSSLTELRAGTPESGPTALVFRTGCTYRQRLEQILVEFGWPSAVRFELGTLDGMIGCVAADMGVTLLPRIVVERSAMSGSVSIHALSPSHARVETLFIQRRAGHQYSALAGFVSCLNSDDAVIAA, from the coding sequence ATGGAACTCAGCGACATCAAGACCTTTGCCGCGGTCGTTCGCTCCGGCGGCATCACCCGCGCCGCCGAAGAGCTCAACACCGTGCAGTCCAATGTCACCCAGCGCGTCAAGGCGCTGGAGGTTGAAATCGGCACCGCGCTGTTCGAGCGTCACAGCCGCGGCATGACGCTTACCGCTGCCGGCAAGCGCCTGCTGCCCTACGCACAAAAAATGGCGGCGCTGTCGCACGAGGCTGTGCTCGCCGCGCGCGACCACGGCGAACCGAAGGGCCCGCTCGCGATCGGCTCGATGGAGACCACCGCCGCGGTTCGATTGCCGCCGCTGCTTGCCGACTTCCACCGTCGCTTCCCGGCGGTACGGTTGGCGTTGCGCACGGCGACCACCACCGACCTCGTCGCCGCTGTGCTCGAAGGCACGCTCGACGGCGCCTTTGTCGCCGGCCCGATCGCCCATGCCGACCTCGTCACAACAAGCGCATTCCGCGAAGAGCTGGTGCTGGTCAGCGCGCGGCGCTGGTCTTCGCTCACCGAGCTGCGCGCCGGCACGCCGGAATCCGGGCCGACCGCGCTCGTATTCCGTACCGGCTGCACTTATCGCCAGCGGCTCGAGCAGATCCTGGTCGAATTCGGCTGGCCGTCGGCCGTACGCTTCGAGCTCGGCACGCTCGACGGCATGATCGGCTGCGTCGCCGCCGACATGGGCGTGACGCTGTTGCCGCGCATTGTGGTCGAACGCAGCGCGATGAGCGGCAGCGTGTCGATCCACGCGCTGAGCCCCTCGCATGCCCGCGTCGAGACCCTGTTCATCCAGCGCCGTGCCGGGCATCAATACAGCGCCCTCGCCGGCTTCGTGTCCTGCCTGAACAGCGACGACGCGGTCATCGCGGCCTGA
- a CDS encoding NAD(P)H-dependent flavin oxidoreductase — protein MPITTPLTELLGIRHPILLAPMDTIAGSRLTRAVSEAGGLGILGGGYGDRARLQAEAAELKGFAPFGIGFITWSLAQQPELLDIALNARPQAVMLSFGDPAPFAQRIRASGARLICQVQSEDMAKQALDAGAEILIAQGTEAGGHGASRTTVDIVPAIVDFAAGRVPVVAAGGIADGRGLAAMMMLGASGVLVGTRFYASVEANGSAEAKQRIRTADPNDTVRGVIVDWSRSLFWPAPFTARTLVNDHIRRWTGREIELMQRASEIAKEYAAAKMAGDLEIAAVFAGEAVGLIHDILPAAEIVERIAAEAEQLIADRRNSIASAV, from the coding sequence ATGCCGATCACCACGCCACTGACGGAGCTTCTCGGGATCAGGCATCCGATCCTGTTAGCTCCCATGGACACGATCGCGGGCAGCAGGCTGACCCGCGCCGTCAGTGAGGCCGGCGGTCTTGGCATCTTGGGCGGTGGTTACGGCGACCGTGCCCGCCTTCAGGCTGAGGCCGCGGAGCTGAAGGGCTTTGCGCCATTCGGGATCGGCTTCATCACCTGGAGCCTGGCACAACAGCCCGAGCTTCTCGACATCGCGCTCAATGCCCGCCCGCAGGCCGTGATGCTTTCGTTCGGCGATCCCGCGCCGTTCGCCCAGCGCATCAGAGCGAGCGGCGCACGATTGATTTGCCAGGTGCAGAGCGAGGACATGGCGAAACAGGCGCTCGACGCCGGCGCGGAAATTTTGATCGCGCAAGGAACGGAGGCGGGCGGTCACGGCGCGTCGCGCACGACCGTCGACATTGTGCCTGCCATCGTCGATTTCGCCGCCGGGCGCGTGCCTGTTGTCGCGGCCGGCGGCATCGCCGATGGCCGGGGCCTCGCCGCCATGATGATGCTCGGTGCATCCGGCGTGTTGGTTGGCACCCGCTTCTATGCGAGCGTCGAGGCCAATGGCTCCGCCGAGGCCAAGCAGCGCATTCGCACGGCCGATCCAAACGACACCGTGCGCGGCGTCATAGTCGACTGGTCGCGGAGCCTGTTCTGGCCAGCCCCCTTCACCGCGCGAACCCTGGTCAACGACCACATCAGGCGTTGGACCGGTCGTGAGATCGAGTTGATGCAGCGTGCTAGCGAAATTGCCAAGGAATATGCCGCCGCAAAAATGGCGGGCGATCTCGAAATCGCGGCCGTTTTTGCGGGCGAAGCCGTCGGACTGATTCATGATATTCTACCAGCCGCCGAGATCGTCGAACGGATTGCGGCCGAGGCCGAGCAGCTCATCGCTGACCGTCGCAATTCCATCGCTTCCGCAGTCTGA
- a CDS encoding NAD(P)H-dependent flavin oxidoreductase, translated as MWPDRRLIDLFKTELPIVLAPMAGVMDAELVIAVAEGGGLGSLPSAMLSPEKAREQVNIIRQRVRAPVNMNFFCHTPVALEAAAEARWKTRLTGYYSELGLDPAAPINAANRAPFDTGFCEVVEELKPEVVSFHFGLPDQALLKRVKAAGCLVISSATTVKEAVWLEQHGADAVIAQGAEAGGHRAMFLTENIGEQPGTFALVPQVVDALKVPVIAAGGIADGRGIAAAFALGAAGVQIGSAYLRCPESKVTPGGRKALAEARDDSTVITNVMTGRPARGVQNRVMREVGPISADAPAFPHAATALGPLKAAAEKQGRVDFTNLWAGQAVALGRDVPAAELTRDLAKSALARLRQMAG; from the coding sequence ATGTGGCCTGACCGTCGACTGATCGATCTCTTCAAGACCGAATTGCCCATCGTGCTGGCGCCGATGGCCGGCGTGATGGATGCGGAGCTGGTGATCGCCGTCGCGGAAGGCGGCGGGCTCGGCTCGCTGCCAAGCGCGATGCTGTCGCCCGAAAAGGCGCGCGAGCAGGTCAACATCATCCGCCAGCGCGTCCGGGCTCCCGTCAACATGAACTTCTTCTGCCACACGCCGGTCGCGCTCGAGGCGGCGGCGGAAGCGCGCTGGAAGACGCGTCTTACCGGCTATTACAGCGAGCTCGGCCTCGATCCGGCCGCGCCGATCAATGCGGCGAACCGCGCACCGTTCGACACGGGCTTCTGCGAGGTCGTCGAGGAGTTGAAGCCGGAGGTCGTGAGCTTCCATTTCGGACTGCCGGATCAGGCGCTGCTCAAGAGGGTCAAGGCGGCCGGCTGTCTCGTGATCTCCTCGGCGACGACGGTGAAGGAAGCGGTCTGGCTCGAGCAGCACGGCGCCGATGCCGTGATCGCGCAGGGTGCGGAAGCCGGCGGCCATCGCGCCATGTTCCTGACCGAGAATATCGGCGAGCAGCCCGGCACCTTTGCGCTGGTGCCGCAGGTGGTCGACGCGTTGAAGGTGCCCGTGATTGCGGCGGGCGGCATCGCGGACGGACGCGGCATCGCGGCCGCCTTCGCGTTGGGCGCGGCCGGTGTCCAGATCGGCAGTGCCTATCTGCGCTGTCCGGAATCCAAGGTCACACCGGGCGGCCGCAAGGCGCTCGCCGAGGCGCGGGATGATTCCACGGTCATCACCAATGTCATGACCGGACGGCCCGCCCGCGGCGTGCAGAACCGCGTGATGCGCGAGGTTGGCCCGATTTCGGCGGACGCACCCGCATTTCCGCATGCGGCGACCGCGCTGGGACCGCTGAAGGCAGCTGCCGAAAAGCAGGGCAGGGTGGATTTCACCAATCTCTGGGCCGGACAGGCTGTCGCCCTGGGCCGCGACGTCCCGGCGGCCGAATTGACCCGGGACCTCGCCAAATCGGCGCTGGCCCGCCTCCGCCAGATGGCTGGCTAG
- the gatC gene encoding Asp-tRNA(Asn)/Glu-tRNA(Gln) amidotransferase subunit GatC, translated as MSVDAATVRRIAHLARIAVRDDEVSHLQGELNAMLAFVEQLSEVNVEGVEPMTSVTPMQMKKRADVVSDGEIADDIVANAPATEGHFFLVPKVVE; from the coding sequence ATGTCAGTCGACGCTGCCACCGTCCGCCGCATCGCGCATCTCGCGCGCATTGCCGTTCGGGATGACGAAGTTTCGCACCTGCAGGGCGAGCTCAACGCCATGCTCGCCTTTGTCGAGCAGCTCTCGGAGGTCAATGTCGAGGGCGTCGAGCCGATGACGTCGGTCACCCCGATGCAGATGAAGAAACGGGCCGACGTGGTCAGTGACGGCGAGATCGCCGATGATATCGTTGCCAACGCGCCCGCGACCGAAGGTCACTTCTTCCTGGTGCCCAAGGTTGTCGAGTGA
- the gatA gene encoding Asp-tRNA(Asn)/Glu-tRNA(Gln) amidotransferase subunit GatA: MTDLTSLTLAEARKGLAAKTFTSLELTDAHLSAIEAARVLNAFVMETPDQARAMAREADGKIAKGDGGPLAGIPLGIKDLFATKGVRTTACSKILGNFVPTYESTITSQLWRDGAVMLGKLNNDEFAMGSSNETSCFGPVANPWRRDGSNATLVPGGSSGGSASAVAALLCMGATATDTGGSIRQPAAFTATVGIKPTYGRCSRWGIVAFASSLDQAGPIARSVRDSAMLLRSMAGHDPKDTTSVDIAVPDYEAAIGKSVKGMKIGIPREYRLDGMPAEIEKLWSEGADWLKAAGAELVEVSLPHTKYALPAYYIVAPAEASSNLARYDGVRYGLREQGRNINELYEDTRAEGFGAEVKRRVMIGTYVLSAGYYDAYYLRAQKVRTLIKKDFEDCFAKGVDAILTPATPSAAFGIGEKGGADPVEMYLNDIFTVTVNMAGLPGIAVPAGKDAQGLPLGLQLIGRPFDEETLFSLGEVIEQAAGRYTPERWW; this comes from the coding sequence ATGACCGATTTGACATCGCTGACGCTCGCGGAGGCCCGCAAGGGCCTCGCGGCCAAGACTTTCACGTCACTCGAGCTGACCGACGCGCATTTGTCCGCGATCGAAGCCGCCCGCGTGCTCAACGCCTTCGTCATGGAGACGCCGGACCAGGCGCGCGCCATGGCGCGTGAGGCGGACGGCAAGATCGCCAAGGGCGACGGTGGCCCGCTCGCCGGCATCCCGCTCGGCATCAAGGATCTGTTCGCGACCAAGGGCGTGCGCACCACGGCCTGCTCGAAGATCCTCGGCAATTTCGTGCCCACCTACGAATCGACCATCACCTCGCAGCTCTGGCGCGACGGCGCGGTGATGCTCGGCAAGCTCAACAACGACGAATTCGCGATGGGCTCGTCGAACGAGACCTCCTGCTTCGGTCCGGTCGCCAATCCCTGGCGGCGCGACGGCTCCAACGCGACGCTGGTGCCGGGCGGCTCGTCCGGCGGCTCGGCGTCGGCGGTGGCTGCGCTCTTGTGCATGGGCGCGACTGCGACCGATACGGGCGGCTCGATCCGCCAGCCGGCGGCATTCACCGCGACGGTCGGCATCAAGCCGACCTATGGCCGCTGCTCGCGCTGGGGCATCGTCGCCTTTGCCTCCTCGCTCGACCAGGCCGGCCCTATCGCGCGCAGCGTGCGGGATAGCGCGATGCTGCTGCGCTCGATGGCCGGCCACGATCCGAAGGACACCACGTCGGTCGACATTGCGGTGCCGGATTACGAGGCTGCGATCGGCAAGTCCGTGAAGGGCATGAAGATCGGCATCCCGAGGGAGTATCGTCTCGACGGCATGCCGGCCGAGATCGAGAAGCTCTGGAGCGAGGGCGCGGACTGGCTGAAGGCGGCCGGCGCCGAACTCGTCGAGGTCTCGCTGCCGCACACGAAGTACGCGCTGCCGGCCTATTACATCGTGGCGCCGGCGGAGGCCTCATCCAACCTCGCGCGCTATGACGGCGTACGCTACGGCTTGCGCGAGCAGGGCAGGAACATCAACGAGCTGTACGAGGACACCCGCGCCGAAGGCTTTGGCGCGGAGGTGAAACGGCGCGTCATGATCGGCACCTATGTGCTGTCGGCCGGCTATTACGATGCCTATTATTTGCGCGCGCAAAAGGTGCGCACGCTGATCAAGAAGGATTTTGAGGATTGCTTCGCCAAGGGCGTCGACGCGATCCTCACCCCCGCGACGCCGTCGGCGGCCTTCGGCATCGGCGAGAAGGGCGGCGCCGATCCGGTCGAGATGTATCTCAACGACATCTTCACGGTGACCGTGAATATGGCGGGCCTGCCGGGCATCGCGGTGCCCGCCGGCAAGGACGCGCAGGGGCTGCCGCTCGGGCTTCAGCTGATCGGCCGTCCCTTCGACGAGGAGACGCTGTTCTCGCTTGGCGAAGTGATCGAGCAGGCGGCCGGGCGCTACACGCCGGAGCGGTGGTGGTGA